The following proteins come from a genomic window of Nocardioides albertanoniae:
- a CDS encoding DNA-3-methyladenine glycosylase family protein gives MSSLRTWRPAYASSLATMLRPLRRGPGDPTYKIIGEHHWRAIQTPQGPATLRLRQAGAEVESEAWGAGSDWVLEHVPGLLGAADRPEEFRTDDPLLASLLERFEVPRFGRTGLVMEALVPSILEQKVTSTEAFRGFGNLVRRFGEPAPGPGSEHGLRLQPTPERLRAIPSWEWLRLPVDPARSKAVLQAARVAPAVERTAGLPGEEVERRLTTIPGVGEWTVAEVRQRALGDPDAVSFGDYHIAKDVGWALTDAAWDDDQLREYLERFRPHRARVVALIYRAAGKRPRRGPRMSPRTHLPS, from the coding sequence ATGAGCAGCCTCCGCACCTGGCGCCCGGCGTACGCCTCGAGCCTCGCCACGATGCTGCGCCCGCTCCGGCGCGGTCCCGGCGACCCGACGTACAAGATCATCGGTGAGCACCACTGGCGCGCCATCCAGACGCCTCAGGGGCCGGCCACGCTCAGGCTGCGCCAGGCCGGGGCCGAGGTGGAGTCGGAGGCGTGGGGTGCGGGTTCGGACTGGGTGCTCGAGCACGTGCCCGGCCTTCTCGGCGCCGCGGACCGGCCCGAGGAGTTCCGCACCGACGACCCGCTGCTGGCCAGCCTGCTCGAGCGCTTCGAGGTGCCGCGCTTCGGGCGCACGGGGCTGGTGATGGAGGCGCTGGTGCCGTCGATCCTGGAGCAGAAGGTGACCAGCACCGAGGCGTTCCGCGGATTCGGCAACCTGGTCAGGCGCTTCGGCGAGCCGGCCCCGGGGCCGGGGTCGGAGCACGGTCTCCGGCTCCAGCCGACCCCGGAGCGGCTCCGCGCGATCCCGAGCTGGGAGTGGCTGCGCCTGCCGGTCGACCCTGCCCGCTCCAAGGCGGTGCTCCAGGCGGCCAGGGTCGCCCCGGCCGTCGAGAGGACGGCCGGCCTGCCCGGTGAGGAGGTCGAGCGGCGGCTCACCACCATCCCGGGTGTGGGGGAGTGGACCGTCGCCGAGGTGCGGCAGCGTGCACTGGGCGATCCGGACGCGGTCAGCTTCGGCGACTATCACATCGCGAAGGACGTCGGCTGGGCGCTGACCGACGCGGCTTGGGACGACGACCAGCTGCGGGAGTATCTGGAGCGGTTCCGGCCGCACCGTGCTCGGGTGGTCGCACTCATCTACCGAGCCGCTGGCAAGCGGCCTCGGCGGGGGCCGAGGATGTCGCCTCGGACGCATCTGCCTTCTTGA
- a CDS encoding phospholipase D-like domain-containing protein, which produces MLTLSPGGVMKFLRRTLLAIFGVPILLAVVMSLVDGYRSRGKRAKPFPVTPPRTNDVGDGTVTTYTFGSDLYEDMIAAIDGAKKQIFLETYIWKGDEVGQRFKEALSRATARGVEVYCIYDELANLVVPTLFKRFPDDVHVLRYPMYSAGWRFFDLSRYGRDHRKILVVDDTVGFVGGYNIGAAYATEWRDTHVRITGTGVWDLRRAFADFWNLNRRRTHRRGANAPGPLLIETAPSWEPDLRFHRNVPRLWMFPIRSMYLEAINRASRNIYLTTAYFVPDEDFVDALKAAAERGVDVRILLPLKSNHVVVDWISRGYFSQLLDSGVRILRFKDAMIHAKTATVDGLWSTVGTANIDRLSLTGNYEINLEIFDREVAAQMEEIFARDESNALELTSAEWAARDIHRKFTELVLTPLRPLL; this is translated from the coding sequence ACTGTCGCCGGGGGGCGTCATGAAGTTCCTGCGCCGCACGCTCCTCGCCATCTTCGGCGTTCCGATCCTGCTGGCCGTGGTGATGAGCCTCGTCGACGGCTACCGCAGCCGCGGAAAGCGCGCCAAGCCGTTCCCCGTGACACCGCCGCGCACCAACGACGTCGGCGACGGCACCGTCACCACCTACACCTTCGGGAGCGACCTCTACGAGGACATGATCGCTGCCATCGACGGCGCCAAGAAGCAGATCTTCCTCGAGACCTACATCTGGAAGGGCGACGAGGTCGGCCAGCGGTTCAAGGAGGCCCTGAGCCGGGCGACCGCGCGCGGCGTCGAGGTCTACTGCATCTACGACGAGCTCGCCAACCTGGTGGTGCCGACGTTGTTCAAGCGGTTCCCCGACGACGTGCACGTGCTGCGCTACCCGATGTACTCCGCGGGCTGGCGCTTCTTCGACCTCTCCCGCTACGGCCGCGACCACCGCAAGATCCTGGTGGTCGACGACACGGTCGGGTTCGTCGGCGGCTACAACATCGGGGCTGCGTACGCCACCGAGTGGCGCGACACGCACGTGCGGATCACCGGCACCGGCGTGTGGGACCTGCGCCGCGCCTTCGCCGACTTCTGGAACCTCAACCGGCGGCGTACGCACCGGCGCGGGGCGAACGCCCCCGGACCGCTGCTCATCGAGACCGCGCCGTCCTGGGAGCCCGATCTCCGGTTCCACCGCAACGTGCCGCGGCTGTGGATGTTCCCGATCCGGTCGATGTATCTCGAGGCGATCAACCGGGCCTCGCGCAACATCTACCTGACCACCGCCTACTTCGTGCCCGACGAGGACTTCGTCGATGCCCTCAAGGCCGCGGCCGAGCGCGGGGTCGACGTACGCATCCTGCTGCCGCTGAAGTCCAACCACGTCGTCGTCGACTGGATCTCACGCGGCTACTTCTCACAGCTGCTCGACTCCGGGGTGCGGATCCTGCGGTTCAAGGACGCGATGATCCACGCGAAGACGGCCACCGTCGACGGGCTGTGGTCGACGGTGGGCACCGCCAACATCGACCGGCTCTCGCTGACCGGCAACTACGAGATCAACCTGGAGATCTTCGACCGCGAGGTCGCGGCGCAGATGGAGGAGATCTTCGCGCGCGACGAGTCCAACGCGCTCGAGCTGACCTCCGCCGAGTGGGCCGCCCGCGACATCCACCGCAAGTTCACCGAGCTCGTCCTCACCCCGTTGCGCCCCCTGCTCTGA